A region from the Drosophila ananassae strain 14024-0371.13 chromosome 2L, ASM1763931v2, whole genome shotgun sequence genome encodes:
- the LOC6499092 gene encoding protein unc-80 homolog isoform X9, protein MVTNAAATAGATNTSTNNNNLQTNNNSHGANNNNDDFDFDQDSGLQDLGLPVSVQTFLWRQIAPFIRPKLGKLHESTCLFCQHAPGHHESKEACKSFEKVLVQNIQFGLSPPLTKALGAIPRWRLLQGALPHVMHACAALLHNRVKDMQAIGPVETKLLYTMQWILLYAAEECADDEGGEDLGLGDSAGEPRPKSIDQYLFSVPTITLFVYLFAPIIHHLKESDFQNFRLENGIKLWQGMWDNRAPGAPCFTAPVKPKARNLLCAPTPKGSTDVFPPRKHSLSADAMSPKADSPQSGISDFGRQDEEGSWVSSPKEFAFPETIPEEASSVEDERVVIFRLPSAPQLMDNSFFTADASLLQQQESQSRRGSRQSMNSRDKEKIPSTKFEFDQQELMRGASMKEKRSASIDKETDSDKSDSIKADVSAATFLDVAVLRCLFISHWQEEGIFWSLQYLYNRLSDIGEDAAITLNQPRKRSNSLPIPQIEISLYQGPGSNSRDSPGSSVVKDYIEIPEPSPTVTACVVEEPQSAPSTSERRGSEKKKRVKMADLRAFVETKMFSKSEKNLEKVGLDTHSANGKTPLQHAEYHRSLDTGEKKLSRSASMISREPASNLIKGKSMPSLSCLLDSGFYRYVEPPKAPRPSQTSCPRSTVFYPRNPIITVTEHTPTPSPDYMKRQGSIDSQLDVLSNGGSIGMGDNGAGNGSTGMGSTTTRYRGQMLRSHTDSHIDYTGVDESEAPGSSFYITRDGGIDYEIILLAISNVFKRDPSQVCSLRVLEAGLNICELLIEMGVLKLGEHAHEISMSITRRALQVLGCPHGCNDGVRGPPADFLRNQCQKILSRMLRQAGPRTKRYMQEMVRTSPLPELIDYFHAFLAFCVDPSSLLSPMTHKRQSGYKNANTDLGGVPGQGGYTTNFSGGMSGGAESQVVGAVFKPLVSRFVEASKDLKSPENIALYGDIRQLVTYVKGAHGGPFRLVALSGILAVTPRPHKKGPSAQTTRVIRHIPQANVGQSMQNDDNRSQRRLLLKKRSTSSACAVSLLETETCEEHYKTSQSPLSNFRRRTTGVRPTLTPRHSERALLSDSTSSSERNSLGRLSGLVRWFRGTPKEASSIDLEIGSLNPEISSSFMRHASLKIQRGRSSDGIGRSIQRAKRRVERRLNRFGGIVKGKKKVGGIEETADFSRRSSSDMCDGPRESEVVILKERKLVPTDPVRVGMLRLSFLLETCAPGSFPDSQLVAAVLDLPQAPLVARATFLLECAHFVHLCNKGQWPAWMKQNVGSYRASGANINISQMKQQVSQSSARRTHILQRAAGKMFHQWAEMIGARLEEILYTERLQYEAVNASLTDPEKQRELLQQDEEEDFLDEASVNPHGNDCPHSLKLIACVLLFEITAFLRDTYLMLPKTSKLIHRDKPAPWEKVYREANRRWSMALSSMGHSQTSAQSLQSIAAGNDGAGQSERKISFVLHEPDNESENSSNTTLTKEGEEARRPTASAVRPFLLRRGTATTTGGSFKRRSLKLRRNTKDGKDIETDFNIQSRRKVSSLSDRSDTSEQGMISGGEESPGILSDDQQPESPTDSNENDDTAKNMPWLKAVIDLMSSYNYYCTHKGYCHPFCYKRHMRSCTRLVKATRKVYGEEFGFSFDSDHPTVEPTVISSSKPHTSRSRSTRKVSEQSSTQTSPSKRKDSLSRKDRISDDPDLEMAEKLAKAFRQEKEKKLQEEPPILKFIRIHIRNLFHFPLATMLKGAVVLTEEMVIEAMPAAWELLLETNHDTATSSAAVFLMGSVKAQNFAFDIMQRALKHKDPDIRIGAIQRYLVLWKCRFHVWPRMEENAHDVTFKVPPGGIEFTLPSPKIGIESLPVVDPPWMPVQQTKDMDVTLNQDRHRSLVTATKSRKMQQTEAIRNALRQQRDKQRAERHSFLITMIPISQQASHEPGMEKLEDHEIEEDLDGTRMSSHLHHAHSLFPSVLCSSVMQIVGCLDDAAIGSDGNAVYEIAYQVIWVCLVEESALFLRYVFERLTRDRQDQMFKLLRHLIRFVPRLPQQAAFALYNSIIGYIMFYVRSSNELKQELVGSALSVLWMVVHSVHGIMFKDLKQILRKEQCDASILLTANVPAAKKIVVHGPADDDYNIPSQFPVQEDTLFCQLLKEALDYYPIDEKNTSHYCLVDYKSSKILNPNWYIRDLYFFKRSQYPEVRLMLMRPEESFLALQKQELTKKFVEIGKVHLTWAILKNVDMVVQRVVFLHEELMKLPSFPRKALEVDLDLHHGGEYGKVLLGLDVQHKFMWVRLIARMFEAMAGNFAYSADIQLFLNVLSGASILHAEDSCIMRYVMATFINAAFNFKNIFSTKGYFMIMPTLLQVYSLHQTNKLITTTIEYAVKQFYLLNRKPFILQMFGSVSAILDTDEDGTYGEAHKVQSSCLFNLLLSLEDPSPDPLNIAELVKEPKPLKAIDFCYHDEDDDVTVLDCITLCVMVVSYSAESTRGYQMLIILEAILPCYLQQIQSPSYIPLQGKSERDIILQLAVAIRTMVHNCEGLAKSYNGPYRNSPEHKGSSQRNCSRGPPCSPGLDFEEESHPKYVTDARTKNMMDCAEDSEMIRTEYRRPRDVLLSVVADFLTKSTARLAELAKKMPSDTKPTEVLDAKCHIRLADIAHSLLKVSPYDPESMACRGLQRYMQAVLPRAEWSNDTLRNALVTILRRIDKVFLKISKKPSIRRNTDWEAAAGLLKGIHETIIRHSYVLHWQQMKTLISTVQNLIVNEPGSGIPEGVSSAGAALMSQNPPAFFCSAVVRLVALQVVSPVDCFSLVQICGGSAEFATQEKAEGFLMHLIMPLCLKVCSGRGVSDVGELKMTDVSFLLTAVLNAMSPPAGRTGQAVSQINRVTGDLRAGSLTFTGSRDAKRPARISGSLYQAAFLALRIVCICFESRLSNEWPRIVRVMRDLGRRNEAAPDLWSFMEFVVTHRTPLYIVLLPFILHKISQPPIGDHERHMQFIIRERLRGTPPQGGIKSKGALLLELARELRDLRDELEEKRYVSTDRESSEQKKSDTQAATRTTTGQATHSHISAVPIDSRSGSGGICTPSDTLSQQTLHPPRESLSSSSTGRDPHTTTSESQSGEADAGSAPTLVGPTPSGSGHGSASGTGAASAVPSHLSHSQSLQQAPFKAQPPKLRFVSSVEFRHSSGETSTTPLSPESPAEDSSGDHTRSRLQRSKAASRKTFRLKRSRLTNMDPPSIVTPLSQEEQQQQQQQQPQPKTLGEISWDSVSQTSSTSGYRDNNSLQTGLLSPDGSLGGLTLGRSPSQHSLLMVFEGQDEDTLI, encoded by the exons ATGGTGACCAATGCCGCGGCAACAGCGGGTGCCACAAATACCAGCACCAATAACAACAACCTGCAgacaaacaacaacagccacGGGgcgaacaacaacaacgatgACTTTGACTTTGACCAGGACAGCGGATTGCAGGACCTCGGCTTGCCGGTGTCCGTGCAAACGTTCCTGTGGCGCCAAATAGCCCCATTCATCCGACCCAAGTTGGGCAAATTGCACGAGTCCACCTGTCTG TTTTGTCAACACGCACCGGGACACCAT GAGTCGAAAGAAGCCTGCAAG TCCTTTGAAAAAGTGTTAGTGCAAAACATACAGTTCGGTCTATCGCCGCCTTTGACGAAGGCACTGGGTGCCATTCCACGATGGCGTCTTCTGCAGGGTGCCTTGCCTCATGTAATGCATGCCTGTGCGGCCCTGTTGCACAATCGAGTCAAGGACATGCAGGCTATTGGCCCAGTGGAAACCAAGCTACTGTACACCATGCAATGGATACTCCTTTACGCAGCCGAGGAATGCGCCGACGACGAGGGCGGGGAGGACTTGGGCTTGGGAGATTCAGCTGGGGAGCCCCGACCCAAGTCCATCGATCAGTATTTGTTCTCCGTGCCAACGATTACG CTCTTTGTGTATCTATTCGCTCCAATTATACATCACCTCAAGGAGTCAGACTTTCAGAACTTCCGTTTGGAGAATGGCATTAAGCTATGGCAGGGCATGTGGGATAATCGGGCACCGGGCGCTCCGTGCTTCACGGCTCCTGTGAAGCCGAAAGCTCGTAACTTGCTTTGTGCTCCAACTCCTAAGGGATCTACGGATGTATTTCCTCCTCGTAAACATTCCCTCAGTGCAGATGCCATGTCACCCAAAGCTGACTCGCCCCAGAGTGGCATTTCAGACTTCGGAAGGCAAGATGAAGAG GGCTCTTGGGTTTCATCGCCCAAAGAGTTTGCCTTTCCGGAAACCATACCTGAAGAAGCCTCCAGCGTAGAAGACGAACGTGTGGTAATATTTCGTTTACCCTCAGCGCCTCAACTAATGGATAATTCATTCTTTACT GCCGATGCCAGTCTTCTCCAACAACAGGAATCTCAGAGCCGGCGCGGCAGTCGCCAGTCAATGAACTCACGCGACAAGGAAAAGATTCCATCCACCAAGTTCGAGTTCGATCAGCAGGAACTGATGCGAGGTGCTTCAATGAAGGAGAAGCGCAGTGCCTCGATTGACAAAGAGACGGATTCTGACAAATCGGACAGTATCAAGGCGGATGTGTCGGCCGCCACTTTCTTGGATGTAGCAGTATTACGTTGCTTGTTCATCTCGCATTGGCAGGAGGAGGGAATCTTCTGGAGCTTACAGTATTTATATAATCG TCTTAGTGACATTGGTGAAGATGCGGCTATTACATTGAATCAGCCAAGGAAGCGTTCCAATTCATTGCCTATTCCACAAATTGAGATATCTCTCTACCAGGGTCCCGGCAGCAACAGCCGAGATAGTCCTGGCAGCTCTGTAGTCAAGGACTACATAGAAATACCCGAACCATCGCCCACAGTGACAGCCTGTGTCGTGG AAGAACCTCAAAGTGCTCCAAGCACCTCTGAACGACGGGGCAGCGAGAAGAAAAAACGCGTCAAGATGGCTGATTTGCGGGCCTTTGTGGAGACAAAGATGTTCTCCAAATCGGAGAAGAATCTGGAAAAAGTAGGGCTCGATACTCACTCCGCCAATGGCAAGACACCACTGCAACATGCA GAGTACCACCGAAGCCTGGATACGGGTGAGAAAAAGCTTTCTCGCTCCGCTTCGATGATAAGTCGCGAGCCAGCCAGTAACCTGATCAAGGGGAAATCTATGCCCAGTCTAAG CTGTCTGCTCGATAGCGG attttacAGATACGTTGAACCACCAAAGGCGCCAAGGCCATCGCAGACTAGTTGTCCTCGTTCCACGGTCTTCTACCCACGGAATCCCATTATTACTGTTACGGAGCATACACCCACACCTTCTCCGGATTATATGAAGCGACAG GGCTCTATTGATTCCCAGCTGGATGTCTTAAGTAATGGTGGTAGCATTGGTATGGGAGATAATGGAGCCGGAAACGGAAGCACCGGCATgggcagcaccaccaccaggtATCGAGGCCAAATGCTGCGCTCACACACTGACTCCCATATTGATTACACTGGAGTGGATGAGTCCGAGGCACCTGGATCATCGTTTTACATAACTCGGGATGGTGGCATTGATTACGAGATTATTCTGCTGGCAATCAGCAATGTTTTCAAGCGCGATCCATCACAAGTGTGCTCCCTACGTGTCCTGGAGGCGGGTCTTAACATTTGTGAGTTGTTGATTGAGATGGGGGTTCTGAAGCTGGGTGAGCATGCCCACGAAATATCCATGAGCATTACGCGGCGGGCTCTGCAGGTTCTTGGGTGCCCTCATGGATGCAATGATG GTGTTCGTGGTCCTCCTGCGGACTTTCTTCGAAATCAATGCCAAAAGATTTTGTCAAGGATGCTGCGTCAGGCTGGTCCACGGACCAAACGCTACATGCAGGAGATGGTTAGAACCTCGCCCTTGCCGGAGCTGATCGACTACTTTCATGCCTTTTTGGCCTTCTGTGTGGACCCGAGCTCTTTACTTTCACCCATGA CTCATAAACGTCAGAGTGGATATAAAAATGCTAACACCGATCTTGGCGGCGTACCAGGTCAGGGCGGCTATACGACAAACTTTAGCGGCGGGATGAGCGGCGGCGCGGAGTCCCAGGTGGTTGGGGCAGTCTTTAAACCGCTGGTCAGCCGGTTCGTCGAGGCCAGCAAGGATCTAAAAAGTCCGGAGAACATTGCCCTCTATGGCGACATCCGTCAACTGGTCACCTATGTGAAAGGAGCCCACGGTGGACCCTTCCGTTTAGTGGCACTCAGCGGTATTCTGGCCGTCACTCCCAGGCCACACAAAAAAGGTCCTTCAGCACAAACCACAAGGGTTATAAG ACACATTCCCCAAGCTAACGTAGGCCAGAGTATGCAGAACGATGACAACCGCTCTCAGCGCCGACTTTTATTAAAGAAACGAAGTACTTCCTCCGCCTGTGCCGTG AGCCTTCTGGAGACAGAGACGTGCGAGGAGCACTACAAGACCAGCCAGTCGCCGTTAAGTAACTTCCGTAGACGTACAACTGGAGTCCGGCCAACGTTGACTCCGCGACACAGCGAACGGGCCCTGCTTTCCGACTCGACGTCGAGCTCGGAGCGCAATTCGCTGGGACGGCTCAGCGGCTTGGTGCGCTGGTTCCGGGGCACGCCCAAGGAGGCCTCGTCCATCGACCTGGAGATCGGGTCGCTCAACCCGGAGATATCCTCCTCGTTTATGCGGCACGCCTCGCTGAAGATACAGCGGGGCCGCTCGAGCGACGGCATTGGGCGGTCCATTCAGCGCGCCAAGCGACGTGTCGAGAGGCGGCTGAACCGTTTCGGCGGCATTGTGAAGGGCAAGAAGAAGGTAGGCGGCATCGAGGAGACCGCGGACTTCAGTCGACGGAGCTCCTCGGACATGTGCGATGGTCCCCGGGAGTCGGAAGTGGTTATCCTCAAGGAGCGCAAACTCGTCCCCACCGATCCAGTGCGCGTGGGCATGCTGCGATTATCCTTTCTGCTGGAGACCTGTGCGCCAGGCTCCTTTCCCGACTCCCAGCTTGTGGCAGCCGTTCTCGATCTG CCTCAAGCGCCTCTTGTGGCACGTGCCACTTTCCTCTTAGAGTGCGCCCACTTTGTCCATCTTTGCAACAAAGGTCAGTGGCCCGCCTGGATGAAACAGAACGTGGGCAGTTACCGGGCATCTGGAGCTAACATCAATATCAGCCAGATGAAGCAACAGGTGAGCCAGTCAAGTGCCAGACGTACTCACATCCTGCAAAGGGCCGCCGGCAAGATGTTCCACCAGTGGGCGGAAATGATAGGAGCTCGTCTTGAGGAGATTCTGTACACCGAGAGACTGCAGTACGAGGCGGTGAATGCCAGTCTTACGGATCCCGAAAAGCAGCGGGAGTTACTGCAGCAGGACGAGGAAGAGGACTTCCTGGACGAAGCTTCGGTGAATCCACATGGCAACGACTGTCCACATTCTCTGAAACTTATCGCCTGTGTACTGCTCTTTGAGATTACGGCCTTCTTGAGGGATACTTATCTGATGCTGCCAAAAACATCCAAACTGATTCATCGCGACAAACCGGCTCCTTGGGAGAAGGTCTACCGCGAAGCTAATCGCCGCTGGTCCATGGCCCTCAGTTCAATGGGGCACTCCCAAACCTCGGCTCAGAGCCTCCAGTCCATAGCCGCAGGAAACGATGGCGCCGGTCAGTCAGAGCGTAAAATATCCTTTGTACTTCATGAACCAGACAACGAATCAGAGAACAGCAGTAATACAACATTGACAAAGGAAGGAGAAGAAG CTCGTCGACCCACTGCATCCGCAGTTCGACCTTTTCTTTTGAGGCGTGGCACTGCCACTACAACTGGAGGTTCCTTTAAAAGACGCTCTCTGAAACTGCGTCGTAATACTAAGGACGGCAAGGATATAGAAACAGACT TCAACATCCAATCGCGTCGCAAGGTCTCTTCACTATCCGATCGCAGTGATACATCAGAGCAGGGCATGATTAGTGGCGGGGAGGAGTCACCTGGAATACTCAGCGACGACCAGCAGCCAGAGTCACCCACAGACTCCAATGAAAACGATGACACGGCCAAGAATATGCCCTGGCTGAAGGCCGTTATAGATTTGATGTCCAGTTACAATTACTACTGCACCCATAAAGGATATTGTCATCCGTTTTGCTATAAACGTCACATGCGATCCTGTACTCGTCTGGTTAAGGCTACTAGAAAG GTTTATGGTGAGGAATTTGGTTTCTCCTTCGATTCAGACCATCCAACAGTGGAACCAACAGTTATTAGCTCTAGCAAGCCACACACCTCTCGATCCCGCTCCACTCGAAAGGTATCCGAGCAAAGCTCCACCCAGACCTCTCCGTCCAAGCGTAAGGACAGTTTGTCTCGCAAGGATCG CATAAGTGATGATCCTGATCTGGAAATGGCTGAAAAGTTGGCCAAGGCCTTTCGCCAGGAGAAAGAGAAGAAGTTACAGGAAGAGCCACCTATCCTCAAGTTTATCAGGATCCATATCAGGAACCTCTTTCACTTTCCGCTGGCCACCATGCTTAAGGGCGCTGTTGTGCTCACCGAGGAAATGGTAATCGAGGCAATGCCTGCCGCCTGGGAGCTCCTGCTGGAGACGAACCACGACACAGCCACCTCCAGTGCCGCTGTGTTTCTGATGGGCTCGGTGAAGGCGCAGAACTTTGCCTTCGACATCATGCAGAGGGCACTAAAGCACAAGGATCCGGACATAAGGATTGGAGCCATTCAACGCTACCTGGTGCTGTGGAAGTGCCGCTTCCATGTCTGGCCTCGAATGGAGGAAAATGCCCACGACGTCACTTTCAAGGTGCCACCAGGTGGCATTGAATTTACACTGCCTTCCCCAAAGATTGGCATCGAAAGTCTGCCGGTGGTGGATCCACCCTGGATGCCCGTGCAGCAGACAAAGGATATGGATGTTACTTTAAACCAAGACAGACAT AGATCCCTGGTCACCGCCACTAAAAGCCGGAAGATGCAGCAGACGGAGGCCATTAGGAACGCCCTTCGTCAGCAGCGGGACAAGCAGCGGGCGGAGAGGCACAGCTTCCTCATCACCATGATTCCGATCAGTCAGCAGGCTTCCCACGAGCCTGGCATGGAGAAGCTGGAGGATCACGAGATCGAGGAGGACCTCGACGGCACACGCATGTCCTCGCACCTGCACCACGCCCACTCGCTCTTCCCCTCCGTCCTCTGCTCGTCCGTGATGCAGATTGTCGGCTGTCTGGATGATGCTGCCATCGGGTCGGATGGCAATGCCGTCTACGAGATCGCCTACCAGGTGATCTGGGTGTGCCTTGTGGAGGAGTCGGCCCTCTTCCTTCGCTATGTATTTGAGCGGCTAACCCGCGACCGCCAGGATCAGATGTTCAAGCTGCTAAGGCATTTAATTCGATTTGTGCCTCGGCTGCCCCAGCAGGCGGCCTTTGCCTTATACAACTCAATTATTGGTTACATAATGTTTTATGTGAGATCCTCCAACGAGCTGAAACAGGAG CTTGTTGGCTCAGCTTTGTCGGTCCTTTGGATGGTTGTGCACTCGGTGCATGGAATTATGTTCAAGGATCTGAAGCAGATTCTGCGCAAAGAACAATGTGATGCCTCCATCCTCCTCACCGCCAATGTGCCAGCAGCCAAAAAAATTGTGGTCCACGGACCCGCCGATGATGACTACAACATACCCTCCCAGTTTCCCGTGCAAGAGGATACGCTTTTTTGTCAGCTTTTAAAGGAGGCACTGGATTACTATCCCATAGATGAGAAAAATACAAGTCACTATTGTCTAGTGGACTACAAGAGCA GCAAAATCCTGAATCCAAACTGGTACATACGGGATCTGTACTTCTTTAAGCGATCCCAGTATCCGGAAGTGCGTCTAATGTTAATGCGTCCCGAAGAATCATTCCTGGCCTTGCAGAAACAGGAGCTAACTAAGAAGTTTGTTGAGATCGGCAAAGTACATTTAACCTGGGCGATTCTCAAGAACGTGGACATGGTGGTGCAGCGAGTAGTGTTCTTACACGAAGAGCTTATGAAACTGCCTTCGTTTCCTCGGAAGGCATTAGAGGTGGACCTGGACCTGCACCATGGCGGTGAATATGGAAAGGTTCTGCTCGGCTTGGATGTCCAGCACAAATTTATGTGGGTGCGCCTCATTGCCCGAATGTTCGAGGCTATGGCTGGAAACTTTGCTTACTCGGCGGATATTCAGCTCTTCTTAAACGTCCTTTCCGGAGCATCCATTCTTCATGCCGAGGATTCGTGCATCATGCGCTACGTCATGGCCACGTTTATTAACGCTGCCTTTAACTTCAAGAACATATTCTCCACGAAGGGATACTTCATGATCATGCCCACATTGCTGCAGGTTTATTCTTTGCATCAAACAAACAAGCTAATCACCACAACAATCGAGTATGCAGTTAAGCAGTTCTATCTGCTAAACCGGAAACCTTTTATCTTGCAAATGTTTGGATCCGTTTCCGCCATCCTTGACACAGATGAGGACGGAACCTATGGGGAGGCGCACAAGGTCCAGTCCAGTTGCCTCTTTAATTTGCTGCTAAGTCTGGAAGATCCCTCGCCTGATCCTCTTAATATTGCCGAGCTGGTGAAGGAGCCTAAGCCACTCAAGGCCATTGATTTCTGCTACCACGACGAGGATGACGACGTGACGGTACTGGACTGCATCACCCTTTGTGTTATGGTGGTTTCCTACTCAGCGGAAAGCACTCGGGGCTATCAAATGCTA ATCATTTTGGAGGCCATTCTGCCATGCTATCTGCAACAAATCCAATCGCCCAGCTATATTCCTCTCCAGGGAAAGTCTGAACGGGACATTATCCTCCAATTGGCAGTGGCCATTCGCACCATGGTCCACAACTGCGAGGGTTTGGCCAAGAGCTACAATGGACCGTATCGAAATAGTCCGGAACACAAGGGCTCTTCTCAGCGTAATTGTAGTCGGGGTCCGCCCTGTTCACCTGGCCTTGACTTCGAAGAGGAATCTCACCCAAAATACGTAACCGATGCTCGCACCAAGAATATGATGGACTGTGCCGAGGACTCGGAGATGATACGCACGGAGTACCGGCGGCCACGAGATGTTCTCTTGTCCGTGGTGGCGGATTTCCTTACTAAATCCACAGCCCGTCTGGCAGAGCTGGCCAAGAAGATGCCCAGCGACACCAAGCCCACCGAAGTGCTGGATGCCAAGTGCCACATTCGATTGGCGGACATAGCCCACTCCTTACTGAAGGTTTCTCCCTACGACCCGGAGTCCATGGCCTGTCGAGGTTTGCAACGCTATATGCAGGCGGTCTTACCAAGGGCGGAATGGTCTAATGATACGTTGCGAAACGCTCTGGTCACCATATTGCGGCGAATCGACAAAGTCTTCCTGAAGATTTCAAAGAAACCTTCCATACGACGAAACACCGACTGGGAGGCGGCTGCCGGTTTGCTCAAAGGCATCCATGAGACTATAATCCGGCATTCGTACGTACTGCACTGGcagcaaatgaaaacactgATTAGCACCGTGCAGAATTTGATTGTTAACGAACCCGGATCCGGCATTCCCGAGGGCGTCTCCAGCGCAGGGGCGGCGCTCATGTCTCAGAATCCGCCGGCCTTTTTTTGCTCAGCCGTGGTACGTCTGGTGGCCCTGCAGGTGGTCAGCCCCGTAGACTGCTTCTCCCTGGTCCAGATTTGTGGGGGCAGCGCCGAGTTCGCCACGCAGGAAAAGGCCGAGGGTTTTCTAATGCATCTGATCATGCCGCTGTGTCTGAAGGTTTGCTCGGGACGCGGAGTCTCCGACGTAGGTGAACTTAAGATGACGGACGTGTCCTTTTTGCTGACTGCCGTCCTAAACGCCATGAGTCCACCGGCGGGTCGCACCGGCCAGGCTGTATCCCAGATAAACAGGGTAACTGGGGACTTGCGTGCCGGCTCTCTCACATTTACCGGCAGTCGAGACGCCAAGCGCCCTGCCAGGATTTCCGGTTCCCTTTACCAAGCGGCCTTCCTAGCCCTCCGAATCGTTTGCATTTGCTTTGAGAGTCGCCTGTCCAACGAATGGCCGCGTATCGTAAGGGTTATGAGGGATTTGGGCCGGCGCAACGAGGCTGCTCCGGATCTCTGGAGCTTCATGGAGTTTGTGGTCACCCATCGAACGCCATTATATATTGTCCTGCTTCCCTTTATTTTGCACAAG ATCTCACAGCCGCCCATTGGGGACCATGAGCGTCACATGCAGTTTATTATCAGGGAGAGGTTGCGTGGTACACCGCCGCAGGGGGGGATCAAATCCAAGGGAGCTCTGCTGCTGGAACTGGCCCGGGAGCTGCGCGATCTGCGCGACGAATTGGAGGAGAAACGATACG TCTCCACAGATCGCGAGAGCTCCGAGCAGAAGAAGAGCGACACCCAGGCGGCAACCA GAACCACCACCGGCCAGGCGACGCACTCGCACATCTCGGCGGTGCCGATTGACTCGCGAAGCGGATCCGGCGGGATTTGCACGCCCAGCGACACGCTGTCGCAGCAGACACTGCACCCGCCGCGAGAGTCGCTGTCGAGCAGCTCCACGGGCCGCGATCCGCACACCACGACCAGCGAAAGCCAGAGCGGCGAGGCGGACGCAGGCTCGGCGCCAACGCTGGTAGGACCCACTCCGAGTGGTTCTGGCCACGGATCCGCCTCCGGCACTGGCGCCGCCTCTGCCGTGCCCTCGCATCTCTCGCATTCGCAGTCGCTTCAGCAGGCTCCCTTCAAGGCCCAGCCCCCCAAGCTGCGCTTCGTCTCGTCCGTGGAGTTTCGGCACTCTTCTGGCGAGACCTCTACTACGCCCTTGTCACCGGAGAGTCCAGCCGAGGATAGTTCCGGAGACCACACCCGGTCGCGCCTCCAACGCTCAAAGGCAGCTAGCCGAAAGACCTTCCGGCTGAAGCGCAGTCGCCTAACCAACATGGATCCACCCAGCATT GTAACCCCGCTCTCCCAGgaggagcaacaacaacaacagcagcaacagccccAGCCGAAGACCCTTGGCGAGATATCCTGGGACTCAGTCTCGCAGACATCCTCGACATCGGGCTATCGGGACAACAACAGCCTGCAGACAGGTCTGCTATCTCCGGACGGATCCTTGGGCGGCCTGACCCTGGGCCGCTCCCCGTCGCAGCACTCGCTTCTCATGGTATTTGAGGGCCAGGACGAAGACACACTTATATAA